Proteins co-encoded in one Medicago truncatula cultivar Jemalong A17 chromosome 8, MtrunA17r5.0-ANR, whole genome shotgun sequence genomic window:
- the LOC11411832 gene encoding MLP-like protein 34: MVLAGKISTEVGVKASSAKFFKLFSSELHHVQNLCERVHETKLHQGDDWHGSDSVKQWTYVIDGKVHTCHEIIEDLDKQNKKITFKLFGGDIDEHYKVFKLILEVIDKAGGNAAVKWTIEYEKINEDIDPPNGYMDYFAKSTRDMDAHLVKA, translated from the exons ATGGTGCTCGCTGGTAAAATTAGCACCGAAGTTGGTGTTAAAGCATCCTCTGCCAAGTTCTTTAAACTATTCTCATCAGAGTTACACCATGTACAAAACCTTTGTGAAAGAGTCCATGAAACTAAACTGCATCAAGGTGATGACTGGCATGGCTCTGATTCGGTTAAACAGTGGACTTATGTCATAG ATGGCAAAGTACACACATGTCATGAGATTATTGAAGATCTTgataaacaaaacaagaaaatcaCTTTCAAGCTCTTTGGTGGAGATATTGATGAACACTATAAGGTCTTTAAGCTCATCCTTGAAGTAATTGATAAAGCTGGTGGAAATGCTGCTGTTAAATGGACTATTGAATATGAGAAAATCAATGAGGATATTGATCCTCCAAATGGCTATATGGACTACTTTGCCAAAAGCACTAGAGACATGGATGCTCATCTTGTCAAGGCTTAA
- the LOC11407742 gene encoding MLP-like protein 28: MVLAGKLITELGIKAPGEKFFKQYASELHEVHNVCERVHHGKLHEGEHWHHNDSVKHWTFVIDGEVHTCNEQVEEVDEENKKITFKLFGGDIENYKVFNVILEVIIKDNGSSAVRWTIDYEKKNEDIDTPNGWMDYLSKCTRDIDGHLVKGENVVL; this comes from the exons atGGTGCTAGCTGGTAAACTTATCACTGAACTTGGGATTAAAGCACCAGGGGAGAAGTTCTTCAAACAATATGCATCAGAACTTCACGAAGTGCATAACGTTTGTGAAAGAGTTCATCATGGTAAGCTTCACGAAGGTGAACATTGGCATCACAATGATTCGGTTAAACATTGGACTTTTGTCATAG ATGGCGAGGTACACACATGCAATGAGCAggttgaagaagttgatgaggagaacaaaaaaatcactttcaAGCTGTTTGGTGGAGATATTGAAAACTATAAGGTCTTTAACGTTATCTTAGAAGTGATTATCAAGGATAATGGAAGTTCTGCTGTTAGATGGACTATTGATTATGAGAAGAAAAATGAGGATATTGATACTCCCAATGGCTGGATGGACTACCTTAGCAAATGCACTAGAGATATTGATGGTCATCTTGTCAAGGGAGAAAATGTAGTTCTATAA
- the LOC25501143 gene encoding MLP-like protein 28, with translation MVLNGKLSTELGIKASVDKFYNFFATQLHEMQIHCERVHETKLHQGDDWHHTDTVKHWTYVIDGKVHTCHESVEEVDEKNKKLSYKLFGGDIGENYKDFKLIIEIIDKSDSSAAIKWTIEYVKINEDIDAPNGWMDYVAKLTRDIDAHLVKA, from the exons ATGGTGCTCAATGGTAAACTTAGTACTGAACTTGGGATCAAAGCATCCGTTGACAAGTTCTACAATTTCTTTGCAACACAACTTCATGAAATGCAAATCCATTGTGAAAGAGTTCATGAAACCAAGCTGCATCAAGGTGATGATTGGCATCACACTGATACGGTTAAACATTGGACTTATGTCATAG ATGGCAAGGTACACACATGTCATGAGagtgttgaagaagttgatgaaaagaataaaaaactcAGTTACAAGCTCTTCGGTGGAGATATTGGTGAGAACTATAAGGATTTTAAACTCATTAttgaaataattgataaaaGTGACAGTAGTGCTGCCATTAAATGGACTATTGAATATGTGAAGATCAATGAGGATATTGACGCTCCTAATGGCTGGATGGACTACGTTGCTAAACTTACTAGAGATATTGATGCTCATCTTGTCAAGGCATAG